One genomic window of Heterodontus francisci isolate sHetFra1 unplaced genomic scaffold, sHetFra1.hap1 HAP1_SCAFFOLD_1589, whole genome shotgun sequence includes the following:
- the LOC137362271 gene encoding F-box/LRR-repeat protein 19-like, which yields MALSPEDEEQESGAQSKAKVKPKAPMSSGPKVSSSKAASGARRRRTRCRKCDACQKTECGECHFCKDMKKFGGPGRMKQSCLLRQCTAPVLPHTAVCLMCGEAGKEESVEGEAEKFNLSLMECTICNEIVHPGCLKVCDAEGVINDEIPNCWECPKCHQEGKAGKDSKDSKDQIELSGKRRTEGEDGPRWKLEEGWRQRADDYPANRKKAEDGHKRRKEKDGPAESGPRKKKAKNTRGQEDLAPANEKTHQREKLERFKRMCQMLERVNQTDSSSSSSSSDSDSDSQGSEEDEDEEEDEEESSDSGGGGGGVGVGGASSNGSARRPRDRRTTAATLGFSESEEEEQDEGDEEAREEEEEEVECERAAPRHGKAKGREPSQGKENQHSARHERGRAPAGRKPSRPAGQVGLRTMARTQFLNRPPVSSPPKPLQMERHVVKPPPDSPEPDSLPLDTGADHIMQRHAWLAVFRYLSHRDLCVCMRVCRTLNRW from the exons TCAAAGGCCAAGGTAAAGCCGAAAGCACCAATGTCCTCGGGACCAAAGGTTTCCTCCAGCAAGGCAGCGAGCGGGGCGAGGCGACGCAGGACACGCTGCCGGAAGTGCGATGCCTGCCAGAAGACCGAGTGCGGCGAGTGTCACTTCTGCAAGGACATGAAGAAGTTCGGGGGCCCCGGGCGCATGAAGCAGTCCTGCCTCCTCCGGCAGTGTACAGCG CCTGTGCTCCCTCATACTGCGGTCTGCCTGATGTGCGGGGAAGCGGGAAAGGAGGAGTCGGTGGAAGGGGAGGCCGAGAAGTTCAACCTCTCCCTGATGGAGTGCACCATTTGCAACGAGATCGTCCACCCGGGCTGCCTGAAG GTGTGCGACGCGGAGGGCGTCATCAACGACGAGATTCCCAACTGCTGGGAGTGTCCCAAGTGCCACCAGGAAGGCAAGGCTGGGAAG GACTCCAAGGACAGCAAGGACCAGATCGAGTTGAGTGGAAAGCGGCGGACAGAAGGCGAGGACGGGCCCCGCTGGAAGCTGGAGGAGGGTTGGCGGCAGCGGGCGGACGATTACCCGGCCAATCGCAAGAAGGCCGAGGACGGGCACAAGAGGAGGAAGGAGAAAGACGGACCCGCGGAGTCGGGCCCCAGGAAGAAG AAAGCGAAGAACACGCGCGGACAGGAGGACCTGGCCCCGGCCAACGAGAAGACGCACCAGCGCGAGAAACTGGAGCGCTTCAAACGCATGTGCCAGATGCTGGAGCGGGTGAACCAGACagacagctccagctccagctccagctcggACTCTGATTCCGACTCGCAGGGCTCGGAGGAGgacgaggatgaggaggaggacgaggaggaGAGCAGCGACAGCGGAGGAGGAGGGGGCGGCGTCGGGGTGGGGGGCGCCAGCTCCAACGGCAGCGCCAGGCGTCCCCGGGACCGCAGGACCACGGCGGCCACCCTGGGCTTCAGCGAGagcgaagaggaggagcaggacgagggggacgaggaggcccgcgaggaggaggaggaggaggtggagtgcGAGCGGGCTGCCCCCCGCCACGGAAAGGCCAAGGGTCGCGAGCCCTCCCAGGGCAAGGAGAACCAGCACTCGGCCCGCCACGAGCGGGGCCGGGCTCCGGCCGGCCGCAAGCCCTCCCGGCCGGCCGGCCAGGTGGGGCTTCGCACCATGGCCCGCACTCAGTTCCTGAACCGGCCGCCCGTCTCCTCGCCGCCCAAGCCGCTGCAGATGGAGCGTCACGTGGTGAAACCGCCCCCGGACAGCCCAGAGCCGGACTCGCTGCCGCTGGACACGGGCGCTGACCACATCATGCAGCGCCACGCCTGGCTCGCTGTCTTCCGGTACCTCAGCCACCGGGACCTGTGCGTCTGCATGAGGGTGTGCCGGACCTTAAACCGATGGTAA